In one Pseudomonadota bacterium genomic region, the following are encoded:
- a CDS encoding ASKHA domain-containing protein, which yields MATDPLVVFTPSGKRGRFPVGTPILTAARQLGVDLDSVCGGRGICARCQVTPMAGEFPKHGVTVSEDALSGWNLVEERYAQKRGLVEGRRLGCQVTVQGDVVVDVPPESQVYRQVVRKRAEVRDITLDPAVRLFYVEVAEPDMHDPSGDLERLKAALGAQWGLTDLRVGLSVLQGLQPVLRKGGWRVTCAVHLGDGGSPPRILQLWPGFHEGPVYGVAVDLGSTTIAAHLCDLSTGAVLASSGLMNPQIRFGEDLMSRVSYAMMNENGDREMTAAVRAGLNTLLGQIAEEAEIDPGRIVDCVLVCNPVMHHLLLGIDPFELGQAPFALATSEALRLAAAELDLGIHPEGQVYLLPCIAGHVGADAAAVALSEAPDRAKDRVLIVDVGTNAEILLGTPECVLACSSPTGPAFEGAQIASGQRAAPGAIERVEIDRATKEPRFKVIGCDLWSDDPAFAEATAATGVTGICGSGIIEAIAEMRMAGLVDASGLIGSPAQTGSARATPDGRTYAYLLHDGSAEGGPRIMVTNPDIRAIQMAKAALYSGARLLMDKAGIDSVDRVVLAGAFGAHISAKHAMVLGMIPDAPLAQVTSAGNAAGTGARIALLNRASRAEIEATVQKIDKVETAIEPRFQEHFVNASALPNSVDPFPILRGIVDLPDVSFQASADTSRRRRRQRA from the coding sequence ATGGCCACGGACCCACTCGTCGTCTTCACACCCTCGGGCAAGCGGGGGCGCTTTCCGGTGGGCACGCCCATCCTGACGGCGGCGCGCCAGCTCGGCGTGGATCTCGACAGTGTCTGCGGCGGCCGCGGGATCTGCGCGCGCTGCCAGGTGACGCCCATGGCGGGCGAATTCCCCAAGCACGGCGTCACCGTGAGCGAAGACGCCCTGAGTGGCTGGAACCTCGTGGAGGAGCGCTATGCCCAGAAGCGGGGCCTCGTGGAGGGCCGGCGGCTCGGCTGCCAAGTGACGGTGCAGGGCGACGTGGTCGTCGACGTCCCGCCCGAGAGCCAGGTCTACCGGCAGGTGGTGCGCAAGCGCGCGGAGGTCCGCGACATCACGCTCGATCCCGCGGTGCGGCTCTTTTACGTGGAGGTGGCCGAGCCTGACATGCACGACCCCTCGGGCGATCTCGAACGGCTGAAGGCGGCGCTCGGCGCGCAATGGGGGCTCACGGACTTGCGCGTGGGGCTCTCTGTCCTGCAGGGGCTTCAGCCGGTGCTGCGCAAGGGCGGCTGGCGTGTCACCTGCGCCGTGCACCTGGGCGATGGCGGCAGCCCGCCGCGGATCCTGCAGCTCTGGCCGGGTTTTCACGAGGGCCCGGTCTACGGCGTGGCCGTCGATCTCGGCTCCACCACGATCGCGGCCCATCTCTGCGATCTGAGCACGGGCGCCGTGCTCGCCTCCTCGGGCCTCATGAACCCGCAGATCCGCTTCGGCGAGGACCTGATGAGCCGGGTCTCCTACGCGATGATGAACGAGAACGGGGACCGGGAGATGACGGCGGCGGTGCGCGCGGGGCTCAACACGCTCCTCGGCCAGATCGCCGAGGAGGCGGAGATCGACCCGGGGCGCATCGTCGACTGCGTTCTCGTGTGCAATCCCGTCATGCATCATCTCCTCCTTGGCATCGATCCTTTCGAGCTTGGCCAGGCGCCCTTCGCGCTGGCCACCTCGGAGGCGCTGCGCCTCGCCGCCGCCGAGCTCGATCTCGGGATCCATCCGGAGGGCCAGGTCTACCTCCTGCCCTGCATCGCGGGCCATGTCGGCGCGGACGCGGCCGCCGTGGCGCTCAGCGAGGCGCCCGACCGGGCCAAGGACCGGGTGCTCATCGTGGATGTTGGCACCAACGCGGAGATCCTGCTCGGCACGCCCGAGTGCGTCCTCGCCTGCTCCTCGCCCACAGGCCCCGCCTTCGAGGGGGCGCAGATCGCCAGCGGGCAGCGCGCGGCGCCCGGGGCCATCGAGCGCGTCGAGATCGACCGGGCCACGAAGGAGCCGCGGTTCAAGGTCATCGGGTGCGATCTTTGGTCCGACGACCCGGCCTTCGCGGAGGCCACGGCCGCCACCGGCGTCACCGGGATCTGCGGCTCGGGTATCATCGAGGCCATCGCGGAGATGCGCATGGCAGGCCTCGTCGATGCCAGCGGCCTCATCGGCTCGCCCGCGCAGACCGGCAGCGCGCGCGCCACGCCGGACGGGCGCACCTATGCCTACCTCCTCCACGACGGCAGCGCCGAAGGTGGCCCGCGCATCATGGTCACGAACCCCGATATCCGCGCGATCCAGATGGCCAAGGCCGCGCTCTATTCCGGCGCGCGGCTTCTGATGGACAAGGCGGGCATCGACAGCGTGGACCGCGTCGTCCTCGCCGGGGCCTTCGGGGCCCATATCTCGGCCAAGCACGCCATGGTGCTCGGCATGATCCCCGATGCGCCGCTCGCGCAGGTGACGAGCGCGGGCAACGCGGCGGGCACGGGCGCGCGCATAGCGCTTCTCAACCGCGCCAGCCGGGCCGAGATCGAAGCGACGGTGCAAAAGATCGACAAGGTCGAAACGGCCATCGAGCCGCGCTTCCAGGAGCATTTCGTCAATGCCTCCGCGCTGCCCAACAGCGTGGACCCGTTCCCGATCCTGCGCGGCATCGTGGACCTGCCGGACGTGAGCTTCCAGGCCTCCGCCGACACGTCCCGCAGGCGCCGCCGTCAGCGGGCCTGA
- the guaB gene encoding IMP dehydrogenase gives MEISEALTFDDVLLVPGASEVLPATADTRTRVTRRIALNIPLLSSAMDTVTEGRMAIAMAQAGGMGVIHRNLSVEDQAREVRRVKRFESGIVFNPVTLRPDQTKADAKALTERYGFTGFPVVDEKRRVVGIVTNRDMRFAAADDTPVLVMMSSDNLAILREPADREEAISLMKARRIEKLLITDAEGKLTGLLTLKDTEQAVLNPTACKDELGRLRVAAATTVGDAGFARSEQLVDAGVDMIVIDTAHGHSASVAEAVRRVKMLSNDLQVVAGNVATGEATRALIDAGADSVKVGIGPGSICTTRMVAGVGVPQLSAIMDCAAAAGDVPVIADGGIKFSGDFAKAIAAGASCAMVGSMIAGTDESPGEVILYQGRSFKSYRGMGSLGAMARGSADRYFQKDAASDKLVPEGIEGQVPYKGSAGTVIHQLVGGLRAAMGYTGCATVDEMRQNCRFVKITGAGLKESHVHDVQITRESPNYRMI, from the coding sequence ATGGAGATCAGCGAGGCCCTCACGTTCGACGATGTGCTCTTGGTGCCCGGCGCCTCCGAGGTGCTGCCCGCCACCGCCGACACTCGGACAAGGGTGACGCGGCGCATCGCGCTCAACATCCCCCTCCTGAGCTCTGCCATGGACACCGTCACCGAGGGCCGCATGGCCATCGCCATGGCGCAGGCGGGAGGGATGGGCGTCATCCACCGCAATCTCTCCGTGGAGGACCAGGCGCGGGAAGTGCGGCGCGTGAAGCGCTTCGAGAGCGGGATCGTCTTCAATCCCGTGACGCTGCGCCCCGACCAGACCAAGGCCGATGCCAAGGCGCTCACCGAGCGCTACGGCTTCACTGGTTTCCCGGTCGTGGACGAGAAGCGCCGCGTGGTGGGGATCGTGACAAACCGCGACATGCGCTTTGCCGCCGCCGACGACACGCCGGTCTTGGTCATGATGAGCTCCGACAACCTCGCGATCCTGCGCGAGCCCGCAGACCGCGAGGAGGCGATCTCGCTGATGAAGGCGCGGCGCATCGAGAAGCTTCTCATCACCGATGCAGAGGGCAAGCTCACCGGCCTTCTGACGCTCAAGGATACCGAGCAGGCGGTGCTCAATCCCACGGCCTGCAAGGACGAGCTCGGCCGCCTCAGGGTGGCCGCGGCCACCACGGTGGGCGATGCGGGCTTTGCGCGCTCCGAGCAGCTCGTGGATGCGGGCGTGGACATGATCGTCATCGACACGGCCCATGGGCATTCGGCGAGCGTCGCCGAAGCCGTGAGGCGGGTCAAGATGTTATCGAACGATCTTCAAGTGGTGGCGGGCAACGTCGCCACCGGCGAGGCCACCCGCGCGCTCATCGATGCGGGGGCGGATTCCGTGAAGGTCGGCATCGGGCCGGGCTCCATCTGCACCACGCGCATGGTGGCCGGCGTGGGCGTGCCGCAGCTGTCGGCGATCATGGATTGCGCCGCGGCGGCGGGTGATGTGCCCGTCATCGCCGACGGCGGCATCAAGTTCTCCGGCGATTTCGCCAAGGCCATCGCGGCGGGGGCCTCCTGCGCCATGGTGGGATCGATGATCGCGGGCACCGACGAGAGCCCGGGAGAAGTCATTCTTTATCAGGGGCGTAGCTTCAAAAGCTATCGTGGCATGGGCTCCCTCGGCGCCATGGCACGGGGCTCCGCGGACCGCTATTTCCAGAAGGACGCCGCTTCCGACAAGCTCGTGCCCGAGGGCATCGAGGGGCAGGTCCCTTACAAGGGGTCGGCGGGCACGGTCATCCACCAGCTCGTCGGCGGCCTCCGTGCGGCCATGGGCTACACCGGCTGCGCCACGGTGGACGAGATGCGGCAGAATTGCCGCTTCGTGAAGATCACCGGCGCGGGTCTCAAAGAGAGCCATGTGCACGACGTCCAGATCACGCGCGAAAGCCCGAATTACCGTATGATATGA
- a CDS encoding RsmB/NOP family class I SAM-dependent RNA methyltransferase produces MTPAARAQAAIEILDAITGGAALEPALLGWTRGHRFAGSKDRAAIRDLVFSIFRRRASCAAMGGGTSGRALLRGYLVQEGTPESEIFGQGPYAPAALGPGDGALTGFDQLSAATRADLQPWIWEALSGAYPEADRIAEALRHRAPVWLRLDDPARQAEALAKLTEAGHGPEPHPDCPGAVRITARTRQLAQHRLLTEGGAELQDLGPQMALASLGTAPGQTALDYCAGGGGKALALAARGLRVSAHDAEPKRMADLPVRAKRAGQTIAMPEQVTGRFDLVLCDVPCSGSGAWRRAPGNKWSLTPDDLAALVATQRQILTAARAHVRPGGTLAYMTCSLLPAENGAQADWLAAEIDRPPTLTRQFTPLEGCDGFYLAVFEGL; encoded by the coding sequence ATGACCCCCGCTGCGCGCGCGCAGGCCGCCATCGAGATCCTCGATGCCATCACGGGCGGCGCAGCGCTCGAGCCCGCACTTCTTGGCTGGACGCGGGGACACCGCTTCGCCGGCTCAAAGGATCGCGCCGCGATCCGGGACCTCGTCTTTTCCATCTTCCGGCGGCGCGCCTCTTGCGCGGCCATGGGGGGCGGCACATCGGGCCGCGCCCTCCTGCGCGGTTACCTTGTGCAAGAAGGGACGCCCGAGTCGGAGATCTTCGGGCAGGGCCCTTACGCGCCCGCGGCGCTCGGTCCGGGCGACGGGGCGCTGACAGGTTTTGACCAACTCTCCGCCGCCACGCGCGCCGATCTGCAGCCCTGGATCTGGGAGGCTCTGTCGGGGGCTTACCCCGAAGCTGATCGGATCGCGGAGGCGCTGCGGCACCGCGCGCCGGTCTGGCTGCGGCTCGATGATCCGGCCCGGCAGGCCGAGGCGCTGGCTAAGCTCACTGAAGCGGGCCACGGGCCCGAGCCGCATCCCGACTGCCCCGGCGCGGTGCGGATCACGGCGCGCACGCGCCAGCTGGCCCAGCATCGCCTTTTGACCGAGGGCGGGGCAGAGCTGCAGGATCTGGGGCCGCAGATGGCGCTCGCGTCCCTCGGGACGGCGCCCGGGCAGACAGCGCTCGATTACTGCGCGGGCGGCGGGGGCAAGGCGCTCGCGCTTGCGGCGCGCGGGCTCCGCGTGAGCGCACATGATGCCGAACCGAAGCGCATGGCGGATCTCCCCGTGCGCGCCAAGCGGGCCGGGCAGACCATCGCCATGCCCGAGCAGGTCACCGGGCGCTTCGATCTCGTGCTCTGCGACGTACCTTGTTCCGGCTCTGGCGCCTGGCGACGCGCGCCGGGCAACAAGTGGTCGCTGACGCCGGATGACCTCGCCGCGCTTGTGGCCACCCAGCGGCAGATCCTGACGGCGGCTCGCGCCCATGTCCGCCCCGGCGGCACACTGGCCTACATGACCTGCTCGCTCCTGCCCGCCGAGAACGGGGCGCAGGCCGACTGGCTCGCCGCGGAGATCGATCGCCCGCCTACGCTCACGCGGCAGTTCACGCCGCTGGAGGGGTGCGACGGCTTTTATCTCGCCGTATTCGAGGGTTTGTGA
- a CDS encoding ATP-binding protein, with product MPIKLKKKSGLYRLVRRLAPQASLVMIIAFMVGLGSFLLDQPQIARAVLVCAAALFAMALMVKVLSAWYAWRQRAMVSSVAGFLQNDSAPSLMTDASGAIMTRNRAADERFSTAEARSLAECFSGLFANPAPILFRLQNKAMTLGAARDDIVTRRGHVRLAVHALTRDSFLWRLEDIVERGPVAPGGSPAQTLSLPMMTVSASGAILFMNDALRKLVGGRVKSLDRIFRNLPIRSGQMNQVSSAEGTIACLVAEVEATGGRREIFLLPGTMPDTDVARDGWSFFDELPVALLKMGADGEIMATNRPARELLKRPVKVGANLADILESLGRSVRDWVEDAAAGKGLGHPEFLQVTDAEEDVFVQVMLNRVKEDGETVIIAVLNDATELKSLEKQFVQSQKMQAIGQLAGGVAHDFNNLLTAIAGHCDLLLLRHDASDADYADLMQIHQNTNRAASLVSQLLAFSRKQNLRPEALDMRDTLSDMGHLLNRLVGERVTLEQDHPTELPQIRADKRQLEQVLMNLVVNARDAMPEGGRIRISTEAQVLTEPLERGRALVPAGEYLLVHVKDEGVGIAADKHAQIFEPFFTTKKVGEGTGLGLSTAYGIVKQSGGFIFLESAPGLGTTFTLYFPALEAKTAPQAPRADTLVELPAVPKVALPRDDSAKGTVLLVEDEAPVRAFASRALRLRGFTVLEADSAEAALHTLKDADVSVDIFVTDVVMPGQDGPSWVQEALQERPNTKVVFVSGYAKETFSERQAEIPNSVFLAKPFSLNELTSVVQSALAGPAPWPGGEEKLLVSQVKA from the coding sequence GTGCCGATAAAATTGAAGAAGAAATCAGGGCTTTATCGTCTCGTTCGACGGCTCGCACCGCAGGCCTCCCTCGTCATGATCATCGCCTTCATGGTCGGGCTCGGCAGCTTCCTCCTCGACCAACCGCAGATCGCGCGTGCAGTGCTCGTCTGCGCGGCGGCGCTTTTTGCCATGGCGCTCATGGTGAAGGTGCTCTCGGCCTGGTACGCGTGGCGCCAGCGCGCGATGGTGAGCTCGGTCGCGGGCTTCCTGCAGAACGACAGCGCGCCGAGCCTGATGACGGATGCGTCGGGCGCGATCATGACGCGCAACCGCGCCGCCGACGAGCGGTTCAGCACGGCGGAGGCGCGGTCTCTGGCGGAGTGTTTCTCCGGTCTCTTCGCCAATCCGGCGCCGATCCTCTTCCGGCTCCAGAACAAGGCGATGACGCTGGGCGCGGCGCGTGACGATATCGTGACCCGGCGGGGCCATGTGCGGCTCGCGGTCCATGCGCTCACGCGGGACAGCTTTCTCTGGCGGCTGGAGGACATCGTGGAGCGCGGGCCCGTGGCGCCCGGCGGCAGCCCCGCGCAGACGCTGAGCCTGCCGATGATGACGGTCTCGGCCTCGGGCGCGATCCTTTTCATGAACGATGCCCTGCGCAAGCTCGTGGGCGGGCGCGTGAAATCGCTCGACCGTATCTTTCGCAATCTGCCGATCCGCTCCGGGCAGATGAACCAGGTCTCGAGTGCCGAGGGCACCATCGCCTGCCTCGTGGCAGAGGTGGAGGCGACCGGGGGCCGGCGCGAGATCTTCCTGCTGCCCGGCACGATGCCCGATACCGACGTGGCGCGGGACGGGTGGAGCTTTTTCGACGAGCTGCCGGTGGCACTTCTCAAGATGGGGGCCGACGGGGAGATCATGGCCACCAACCGCCCGGCGCGGGAGCTCCTGAAACGGCCCGTGAAGGTCGGCGCCAATCTCGCCGACATCCTCGAGAGCCTCGGCCGCTCCGTGCGCGACTGGGTGGAGGATGCAGCGGCGGGCAAGGGGCTCGGCCACCCAGAGTTCCTGCAGGTGACCGATGCCGAGGAGGATGTCTTCGTGCAGGTCATGCTCAACCGCGTGAAGGAGGATGGCGAGACCGTCATCATCGCGGTCCTCAACGACGCGACCGAGCTTAAATCACTCGAAAAGCAGTTCGTGCAATCCCAGAAGATGCAGGCCATCGGGCAGCTCGCGGGCGGCGTGGCCCATGACTTCAACAACTTGCTCACGGCCATCGCGGGGCATTGCGATCTGCTCCTGCTGCGCCACGATGCCAGCGACGCCGATTATGCCGACCTCATGCAGATCCACCAGAACACCAACCGCGCGGCGAGCCTCGTCTCGCAGCTCCTCGCCTTTTCCCGCAAGCAGAACCTGCGGCCCGAGGCGCTCGACATGCGCGACACGCTCAGCGACATGGGCCACCTTCTCAACCGGCTCGTGGGCGAGCGTGTGACGCTGGAGCAGGATCACCCCACCGAGCTGCCCCAGATCCGCGCGGACAAGCGGCAGCTCGAGCAGGTGCTGATGAACCTCGTGGTCAACGCACGGGACGCCATGCCAGAAGGCGGCCGCATCCGGATCAGTACGGAGGCGCAGGTGCTCACCGAGCCGCTCGAACGCGGGCGTGCCCTCGTTCCGGCGGGCGAATACCTCCTCGTGCACGTGAAGGACGAGGGCGTGGGCATCGCCGCGGACAAGCATGCGCAGATCTTCGAGCCGTTCTTCACCACCAAGAAAGTGGGCGAGGGGACGGGCCTGGGCCTCTCGACCGCCTACGGCATCGTCAAGCAATCGGGCGGCTTCATCTTCCTCGAATCCGCGCCGGGCCTCGGCACCACCTTCACCCTCTACTTCCCCGCGCTCGAGGCCAAGACCGCCCCGCAGGCCCCCCGCGCAGACACGCTCGTGGAGCTGCCGGCCGTGCCCAAGGTCGCGCTGCCGCGGGATGACAGCGCCAAGGGCACGGTGCTCCTCGTGGAGGACGAGGCACCCGTGCGCGCTTTCGCCTCTCGCGCGCTCCGGCTCCGCGGCTTCACCGTGCTCGAGGCCGACAGCGCGGAGGCCGCGCTGCACACCCTCAAAGATGCCGATGTCTCCGTGGACATCTTCGTCACCGACGTGGTGATGCCCGGGCAGGACGGCCCCTCCTGGGTGCAGGAGGCGCTCCAGGAACGGCCCAACACGAAGGTCGTCTTCGTCTCGGGCTACGCCAAGGAGACCTTCTCTGAACGTCAGGCGGAGATCCCGAACTCTGTCTTCCTGGCCAAGCCGTTTTCGCTCAACGAGCTGACCAGCGTGGTGCAAAGCGCCCTCGCGGGCCCCGCGCCCTGGCCGGGCGGCGAGGAAAAGCTGCTCGTCTCGCAGGTGAAGGCCTGA
- a CDS encoding gamma-glutamyl kinase translates to MLVFWQEKLVLLALPKTGTSALEAALRGRAAAVFESPPELKHVPLFRYNRFLKPLFGVIDGDRKLETMALVREPVDWLGSWYRYRSRPELVGHPNGTSEMSFDDFVAGYLEDPRPGFANVGSPTKFLSNGQGKRAVTHLFQYEQLHMAVDFLSERLGVEITLARHNVSPARDMPLSPDLRRRLEVDCAGEFDLWESAHRAG, encoded by the coding sequence ATGCTTGTTTTCTGGCAGGAAAAATTGGTGCTGCTGGCGCTGCCGAAGACAGGGACCTCCGCGCTCGAAGCCGCGCTGCGCGGGCGTGCCGCGGCGGTGTTCGAGAGCCCGCCCGAGCTCAAGCACGTGCCGCTCTTCCGCTACAACCGATTCCTGAAGCCGCTCTTCGGGGTGATCGACGGGGACCGGAAGCTCGAGACGATGGCACTCGTGCGCGAACCGGTGGACTGGCTGGGCTCGTGGTATCGGTACCGGAGCAGGCCGGAGCTCGTGGGCCATCCCAACGGCACATCGGAGATGTCTTTCGATGACTTCGTGGCGGGATATCTCGAAGATCCTCGGCCCGGCTTCGCGAATGTGGGCAGCCCGACGAAGTTCCTCTCTAACGGGCAAGGCAAGCGGGCGGTCACGCATCTCTTCCAGTACGAGCAGCTCCACATGGCGGTGGATTTCCTGTCCGAGCGGCTGGGCGTGGAAATCACGCTCGCTCGGCACAACGTCTCTCCTGCCCGGGACATGCCGCTTTCCCCCGACCTGCGGCGGCGGCTCGAAGTGGACTGCGCGGGAGAATTCGACCTGTGGGAGAGCGCGCACCGCGCGGGATAG
- the recA gene encoding recombinase RecA, translated as MATADLLSMDAKRNSDRQKALDSALAQIERQFGKGSIMKLGADNPVADIEATSTGSLGLDIALGIGGLPKGRIIEIYGPESSGKTTLTLHAVAEEQKKGGVCAFVDAEHALDPQYAKKLGVDLDELLISQPDTGEQALEITETLVRSGAVSMVVVDSVAALTPQKELEGDMGDSAPGLQARLMSQAMRKLTAAIARSKCMVIFINQIRMKIGVMFGSPETTTGGNALKFYSSVRLDIRRIGAIKDRDEVVGNTTRVKVVKNKVAPPFKQVEFDIMYGEGISKMGELIDLGVKAGVVEKSGSWFSYGDERIGQGRENAKSFLRENTRIAYEIEDKIRASHGLDFDMPPGAEKEEGEDDVLEA; from the coding sequence ATGGCAACAGCGGATCTTCTCAGCATGGACGCGAAAAGGAATTCAGACCGCCAGAAGGCCCTCGACAGCGCGCTCGCGCAGATCGAGCGGCAGTTCGGCAAGGGCTCGATCATGAAGCTCGGGGCCGACAATCCGGTGGCCGATATCGAGGCGACGTCCACGGGCTCCCTCGGGCTCGACATCGCGCTCGGCATCGGCGGCCTGCCCAAGGGCCGCATCATCGAAATCTACGGGCCCGAAAGCTCCGGCAAGACGACGCTCACGCTCCACGCCGTCGCCGAGGAGCAGAAGAAGGGCGGGGTTTGCGCCTTCGTCGATGCAGAGCACGCGCTCGATCCGCAATATGCCAAGAAGCTCGGCGTGGACCTCGACGAGCTCCTCATCTCCCAGCCCGACACCGGCGAGCAGGCCCTTGAGATCACCGAGACGCTGGTGCGTTCCGGCGCGGTCTCCATGGTCGTGGTAGACTCGGTCGCCGCGCTCACGCCCCAGAAGGAGCTCGAGGGCGATATGGGCGACAGCGCGCCGGGCCTCCAGGCGCGGCTCATGTCCCAGGCCATGCGCAAGCTTACGGCCGCCATCGCGCGCTCCAAGTGCATGGTCATCTTCATCAACCAGATCCGCATGAAGATCGGGGTCATGTTTGGCAGCCCCGAGACGACGACGGGCGGCAACGCGCTCAAGTTCTACTCTTCCGTGCGCCTCGACATTCGCCGCATCGGCGCCATCAAGGACCGCGACGAGGTCGTGGGCAACACGACCCGCGTGAAGGTCGTCAAGAACAAGGTCGCGCCGCCCTTCAAGCAGGTGGAATTCGACATCATGTACGGCGAGGGCATCTCCAAGATGGGCGAGCTCATCGATCTCGGTGTCAAGGCGGGGGTGGTGGAGAAGTCCGGCTCCTGGTTCTCCTACGGCGACGAGCGCATTGGCCAGGGCCGCGAGAATGCCAAGTCCTTCCTTCGAGAGAACACCCGCATCGCCTACGAGATCGAGGACAAGATCCGCGCCTCCCACGGGCTCGATTTCGACATGCCCCCGGGCGCGGAGAAGGAAGAGGGCGAGGACGACGTGCTCGAGGCCTGA